The DNA segment CCTTACTTGGTCCCAACTGCCACACGGAATAGTCGATACAGGAGTTCCGAATGTTCATGAGATTCTGAACATCACTCTTCGTTTCGACGTTCAGCTTGGGGTAACTGCGGGGGTGAACAGGTCGACACAAAAGTGTGTGAAGAAAATGTACAGATGCAAATGTGGGGTATTCACCCCAGGTTGGGTATTCACCCCAGGTCGGGTAATCACCCCAGGTTGGGTAATCACCATGTGAGAGACAAACTACGGGAGTAACACTCATTGGTCATAAACTTTTTGACCGCGCCCCTGCACTCACATTTTGAGTTCAGGATTCCCGTCATAAAAGTTGGAGATGAAGTCGCATTTGTACTTCTGGTTTACATAGAAGGAAACAGTTTTTTGAATATCGTTGTAATCGTTGAGCTCGATATCATCCAAACTGTTAAAGTCGCTTTCCGTGTTTTCCTTTGCGTGGCCTCGGTTGGTGGAACCCTTGGCGATATCGCTTGGTGAATCTCTTCTTTCAAATGGAGAGTTATACCCAGCGCCATCAGCGCGCTCCGCACTTGTTCCATTTCggcttcttctcctcttgtGCCTTctatgatgatgacgatgatcaTGTTGGTCACCATGATGGCGGTCCCCATGATGATTGTCCCCATGATGGCTGTCACCATGATGGCTGTCACCATGATGGTACTCATGGCGTTGACTACGGTGGTAAGAATAATCCGGCGTAgtcattccctttcttttggAAGATCGTCTTGACTCTCTCTTATCATGCCTTAGATGATCACCGGGGCCATGTGTTTTATCATTAACTGAGTTACTAGTAGGATAAGTGTCAATGGCATAGGATCTATATTTTCTCCTATGCATAGATGTGCTGCGTGAACGTTTTCCATCCATGTATTGTCTTCTCTTTACATGGTAGTTATCACTCCTCTCCGTGGCATGTCTTTTAAGGCGCACCCCCTCTCCTCCGATACCACTACCATGAttgccttctttccttaagaGATGCATAACCTTTGAGTCGATAAACCCAGTGTTCCTCTTCCTCAAGTTGGATTCTAACCtctctttaatttttccattatcGTATGCAAGTGCATCTAGCAACCTTTTTCGGGTAGAACTGATCTTCtgttgttttccttcccattcccCCAAAACAGAGAAATCTATGTTAAGAATTGTATTATTTGTTATCTGAAGCCCATACATGTGATTCCTCGCCTTGATGGCGTCCAACACACTGGAATATTGGAGGAAGATACAACTTTTGTCGGAGACATATCTGATATTTTTCAATGGACCAAAATGACTGAACATAGTTTTTAGAATACTGGCTGTGTTCATAAAATAACTTCGCAAAAGATTTCCTACCCAGAGACAGACGTTGGCTTTACTAGGTGCAGAGAAAGTCActctaaatttttctttctctagCGCCTTCTTCACCTCCACGCAACTCTTGATCGTTCGGAAGGTCAGGTGAGCATACCTCTTCCCGCTCGCTAACTCCGCGGGGGATTCTGCTTGGTCTGCTTGGTTTGCCTGTTCCGCCTGTTCCGCTTGTTCCGTCTGTTCCGCCTGTTCTGTCTGTTCCGCCTGTTGCACCTGTTCTGTCTGTTCCGCCTGTTGCGCTTGCTCCGCCTGTTCCACTTGTTCTACTTGTTCCACCTCCACTTTCGCCTTTCCTCGCCCCTTCCTCTGCTTAGGCGCGGCCGCCTTCCTCGCGCCCCTACGCCTGGCCCCCTTGGGCTTCTCCtccatttcctccttcgGTGCATCATCTTCCTTGACGAGTCCATCATTCTCTCCCTCCTTGATGGGGGCATTCTCAAGGTTAAcctcttccccctccttgaCTGGTGCCTCCTCCTCTACCTTCATGGGTGCCTCCTCCTCCACCTTCATGGGTACCTCCTCCTTCATTGTTGCATCGTCATCCCCCCCTTGGATAGGTGCATCGTCATGCTCCACCTTAAGATCATTCTTGAAGAACCTCTCCTCGTCTACTTCGACAGGGACAAATAGGGAAACCTCAACACAGAAGTGCTGCATTTTCTCGTCCGGATATAACCCATTGATGTATTCCTTCAGTGTGCTCTCATTATCCAGATGATCGGGAATGTTCGTTACGAGTAGGTATCTATTAAATATTTTGGCTGATCCAAATGATTCTACGAAATCGAGATGATTCTTTTCGACAGATGCATCTTGATCCCACTGTAGAAATTGTTttgtcttcctttctttccagGTAGGATTGTtcaccattttattttcttcactaATTCCAAATGGGTTCTCTTCATTAAATGGGGTGTATTCTACTGATTCATCGTTTTGGTAGTGTTCCCTTTCGGTAGCTAGTAATTGGTTATGATATCTACTATTCTTCACTGGTTTGTTATACGTTGTAACCTTCGGAGGCTTCAGTGTGTGGGACGAGTGAGGGGGGTACCCTGCATGTGGGGAGTACCCTGCATGCGCGGGGTACTCGTCGTGGTTGGTATAGAGCCCATGGGGAGTGGGGTAATCCTCATTGTTGGCGAGATTCCCGTAAGATGAGTTCCCACCATGGTATTGATCATTATTCGCATGGGGCCTATGGAAGTTGTTGTTATAGAGTGGTCCTGTGGAAGAGGTAGGAAGATCCCTTGAACGGGAGATTATcggaagaggaggatgatTTCCTCCGATTTGATTAGTAATGCCCGTTTCACCGTGATTGGAGTTTCCAATAAGgtgaggggggggaggcacTCCCTTCATGTGTAAGTTTCTACTAGACGTAGGAGGCTGATTGGAGTAGGTCACATAGGGAGGATTTCCAGAGGGGGAATCAAAGCTActctttttatatacacCTGAAATTAATGtgttggaaaatttttgcgttatttttttttttttcttcatgtgGGGGGATAGCAAATGTTCATGTGAATTTATGCTAAGCGTGCCTCCTTCTCCTAGGTTGGAGGAGGGGTGTGTACGTGGTGAGTTTTTTGCGTGGTTACCTGGTGGGTTATTTGGATGGTTATAGTGATGGTAGGTTTCCATATGATTACCTCTCCCCGATTCATTAAACGACTGACTATACAGTGTTCTCGACGttgggggagggggaggaggggggTGTTGTACATAATTAACAACGTTATTGAAGGTATTCATATCGTCGAGAGCGTTTTGATCCGGCTGATGCGCCTGACTGTGATTGTGTTGGTTGTTCGGATTGCCACCTCTCGTGTGGTTTGGCAAGTGGTTGTTTATGGGTGCCTTTTCCTGTTGATTAAAAGATATTTCGGATGGAGGAATGAATTCATTCAACATATTTGCATTGGAAGCAGGAGGGATAAAGTACGTGTTGGTCTTCACATGGGGTATTACACCTTTTATTGGATTGGTGTATGTGAAATTGTTGTCTACGCTATTCTGGGCATGTGTAGAAACCGCGTTCAGGTAATACTTCCTATTTTTATACAGCTTTACAGGTGTCTTTCCGTTTTTAGGGTTGGCTGATTTGTTATCATACGAATTGGTGTAAGCATCGTTGAACATTCCTCTTACTTCATCCGAGTTAGGGACACCTTCTGCGACTACACCATCAGTAGTGTCGTTCCATCTGGCAGAGGCATTACCCATCCGGGGATCATCTCTCCTTTCCTCATATTTCCCGTAAATAACTTGTATcctcctattttttatttttaaattatcaaGAAGTTCCTTTGCCCTTTTGGAGCTATTAACAGAGTTAAAAATTACGTGGACCCCCTCGTTGTCGTCTATAAAggaatttttcactttcccgAAGATACTCATCAGAGCATTTAACCTCTGACTAGACATGTCTGCGTAGAAATTGAGAAGAACCACTTCTTTGTTTAATTCGTTATTTGTTTCAATTCGATCGTACGGGATTTCGTCCTCCAccacttctccttcttcctcttcatccgATGTCATGTTATTTATAATGCTTTCAATTTGTTCGTTCATTTGGGTATCGTCCAGGGGGCACTCTTCCTCATCCGCCGGCTGCTCCTTTCCGTCCATCACAGGTTCCTGCACGTCGTCCTCCTTCCCGTCCATCTCCTCGTCTTTCCTCTGTtgctcctcttcatcataaTCGATGGCATCGTCTTGACCGGCGAAGTTCTTCTctctcccttcctctttgGAGTAGATATTTTTAAACCACATTTTTCCTCTGCGGGTTTTCCATTTAGGTGGCTCTGGATAGCCTCCGCGGGGGTAGCAGTGAGGTCTGTCACGTGGCTACGCCAGTCACTTGGCAAATCACTTAGCCAATCACTTCGCAAATCACTTCGATAGTCACTACGCCAGTCACTACGCCAGTCACTTCCGCTTAGAccctgtgtgtgtgtgtgtgtgtgtgtgtgctacTTTCATGCTAATCTGCCCCTCGCGACGTGCAGAGGTTAGAAAGGTGCTCTGCCGACTTCACAGGGCAGCGAAACTAGATCGAAGGTAATGGACAACAACCCCCCTTATCAGAATTATCTTCTCGTGTTTGCACTggtgttttattttgtatcATTGAGGCTTCATCATAAAGGGTAGAATACTCATCCGTCATGGAGACCTGTTGAGGAGGGAagatgacatttttttttttttttttttttttttttttttttgtgggagGATCACATATTCCGGGCTGGTAAGAAAGTTTCTCTACAGGTTAGGCGTTTCTGTGCATGTGTGCACACGTAATGCGTCTCTACACTGTGACACGACGATCCTCTACCTTAACTCGTTCATGACAATTACGTTCTATCGACAGACGCAGGGTaggcaaaatgaagaaggggaGCACAATGAAGGGATGGAAGATTTAGGTGTAGGCGCTACTGTATTATCACAACTACAATGGAAGAAGTTGCAGTTGAGAAAATTGGGTAGGTCATTTACACCACTCTTGTAAAGCAAAATGGGGAGGGACGTGTGGCGGgcggggaaaaggaatattcGCCTGaccggtaaaaaaaaaaatggaaaaaaaagtaacataaACAGGAGAAAACACAAAATCGGGaatacaaaaggaaaaaaacaaagtaaagaagaagatgaagaagagtaaaaaaaaaacagctaagCATGTACATAGGAAAATGACATATCCAAAACatgtgctaaaaaaaaaaaatgaactccGTTTTATATTTGTACACTTTTATATCTGcatatgcgttttttttaaaaaataaaatatatatatgtatatatatataatctTTGAAATTCCCCTGtgaaaagaaatacaaaGGGGGATGTAACAgttgattctttttcttgccAAGGTATTCtgcaatttttacaattcttGGTATTTATCTTGTTGgtatctcttttttttttttttttttttttttttctccttcccatttACCGAAGGGACACCAACGTGTTGGGGAGGGGcaattggaaaaaagaaaaagaaaaaaaaaaaaaaaaaaaaaggagagggaGTTACCCCCAATTACATAGGTGCTGTATACACGCAGTTACAAATAGGCTACCGGCCAACTGCGGGTGTAATTCCCACAGGTCACGAGTACCAATATTAGGGATAACCCCAACaaaggtacaaaaaaaaaaaaaaaaaaaaaaaaaaaaaaggcgaagtTGGTTACGCACGTAgtaggcaaaaaatatacatacactaTATGCTTGCTTGCCGTTTACCCCTAGAGCCTTTACTGCGTTCTCGCCTCTAAAATCGCCTGATGCttttaaagggggagagAGACTTCCTTTGTGTGTCCCTTTGAGTGGCGCCATCATTCCCACCCCAATATTGCAACTAGTtggaatgcaaaaaaaaaaaaaaaaaaaaaacgagcaAATTGTAGAGAGCATATGTGATGGCGTCAGgacttctccttttcttgttgaattttttttttttctttttgatattttcacagaggggagaaaataatttaaaggGATAATAGGAGAAGCGGAAGGTGCATTGGGGTGAAgggtgcctttttttttttttttttttttttttttccaaatgtggGAATGATTTATATCGAGGACCTTTAAAGGGACAACACACAAAGGGTAACAACTCGAATGCGTAAATCGGAGGTGTATCTAATATATCGTTGTGATTCTTCTGTGTTGTCCCTATACTATTATccttgtgtttttttttttttttttttttttttttaaggtgaGGAAGTGGATTCCACCCGTTTACCTCCCCGCGGTGGTGTGCATCCATTAGAAGATGGCCCTTCTCCTACACAAGGTTCTggggggaaagaacaaattcaGGAACAACTCCCTGAGGTTCCACTTGGTCAGTTCGATTCCTTCATAGAAGTGTACCCATGGAATCAATTGCCTGTGTGAAAAAGGGAGAACATTTCATTTGGGTAAAGGTTTCACCAAATTTTTAGGTGGCAAGGAGAAGGGAGGGGGAGAGTGACTCATCGTTATCCCTCGGGCACAAGAAGGATACAGGATGACCCTCCCTTACGGCGAAATGTTCCACGAACGTTGCCAGTCGTCTGAATTCCTACTGGGGATTCAAAGCTACTCCCTTgatgaagggaaaaggaaaagaaaaaaaaaacgtaacgAAATTATATcaagaggaagggaagacGGAGTATCACCTGAtaggataaaaaaaacgaacccTCAAAATAAGCTCAGTTCACACCAAAATAAGTACAGCGAAATTTCCAGTAAGtttgaaaaagtaaaaagctTGAACCATCCAAATGTCTGCAGCTATTTCAGTTTATGTCGAAGGGAAGATAACTTTGTATTGGTCTCTGagtactactccttatccttgTATGATCTGCTAGGCGAGGAAGAAATGGACTTGATCAATTTTAAATGCGTTCGGAGTGCTCTAAACAAGGGATGCACCAATCAAGGAGGAGCATACACCCatgaggaaggaggaaaatgttGTTCTATTTTTCCGCAATGGGAGAGTATCTCGAGGAGGAAACTCTTAGATGCTCACTGTATGAAAAAGATAATTCAGCATATCCTTTCTGCAGTTGACTATCTACACTCCAGAGGAATAAAACTTTTCAACTTAACTCTGAAGGATATTCTGATAACCCCCAATGGAGGAGTAAAGGTTCACAACTACTGTATGTTTTACTTGTTTGGTAGCTACGCCTGTGATTCGCGTGATCGgtgtgataatttttttaagagcaCATTGGGATGGGTCCTCCCCCCATTCGAAGAAGGCACTATCACCAAGGtgaagggagaagaagatgGTGAAAAGAACAGATACACACAAATGAGTATCTCCCGTGCAGACAAACGATTTGTTAGTAACCCTTTGTACTGCCCCCCTTTTCTCCTGTTCAACGATTTAGCGAATGCTAAAAGGAAAGTGTTGTCTTCCAAGTATGATGTGTTCAAGCATGTGGATATCTTCAACGTTGGGATTATCATCCTGCAGTTAGTGAACGGAATATTcgattttaattttcttttgagGAATTGTGAATGTCTTTGTGGCGAATCTGTCCAGCAGAAGAACCCCCGCCTGAATGAACTTCATGAAGTTTTGGAGACACTCAGGAGAATTCGCCAAGATGGAGAAAGAGCGGCGCATCCAAATGGAAGGAGGATTGATGTTGATGAAACTTCACTTTACATTGACAAAcgaggggaaggggaaggcacattggaaaagatgaagacaatttttgttttccttctctacaCGAAAGCTTATCTCCTTTTTGCGAATGTGGACGCAACCGAGGAGGTGAGTCTCCTAGATATGAATGTGTACACCCTCTTTCGCGCATTTGGAGATCGGCGCCACCGGGAAGGTATAAAATGCACGAACAAGAGGGCGAATGATGGGGCGAATGATGGGGCGAATGCCAACGTGTTGAACTACCGGGTGGTGAAGAATCTCATCGAACTTTTGGTAAATGTAAACGTAAGTGTTCGCTTTGTCAAGTGGGTGGAGAAGATGTTATCTGAGTTTTTCACCCTACATGTGTTGAAGCAGaacatggagaaaataatgCACGGGGAGGATgcagagaaggagaaaatttttctctttaaccTTCTGTACAAGTGTTTGTCTTTACGAGGTGATGGCCAacatgcttcttcttctctcctttcACACCCGTACTT comes from the Plasmodium knowlesi strain H genome assembly, chromosome: 3 genome and includes:
- a CDS encoding RNA-binding protein, putative — encoded protein: MWFKNIYSKEEGREKNFAGQDDAIDYDEEEQQRKDEEMDGKEDDVQEPVMDGKEQPADEEECPLDDTQMNEQIESIINNMTSDEEEEGEVVEDEIPYDRIETNNELNKEVVLLNFYADMSSQRLNALMSIFGKVKNSFIDDNEGVHVIFNSVNSSKRAKELLDNLKIKNRRIQVIYGKYEERRDDPRMGNASARWNDTTDGVVAEGVPNSDEVRGMFNDAYTNSYDNKSANPKNGKTPVKLYKNRKYYLNAVSTHAQNSVDNNFTYTNPIKGVIPHVKTNTYFIPPASNANMLNEFIPPSEISFNQQEKAPINNHLPNHTRGGNPNNQHNHSQAHQPDQNALDDMNTFNNVVNYVQHPPPPPPPTSRTLYSQSFNESGRGNHMETYHHYNHPNNPPGVYKKSSFDSPSGNPPYVTYSNQPPTSSRNLHMKGVPPPPHLIGNSNHGETGITNQIGGNHPPLPIISRSRDLPTSSTGPLYNNNFHRPHANNDQYHGGNSSYGNLANNEDYPTPHGLYTNHDEYPAHAGYSPHAGYPPHSSHTLKPPKVTTYNKPVKNSRYHNQLLATEREHYQNDESVEYTPFNEENPFGISEENKMVNNPTWKERKTKQFLQWDQDASVEKNHLDFVESFGSAKIFNRYLLVTNIPDHLDNESTLKEYINGLYPDEKMQHFCVEVSLFVPVEVDEERFFKNDLKVEHDDAPIQGGDDDATMKEEVPMKVEEEAPMKVEEEAPVKEGEEVNLENAPIKEGENDGLVKEDDAPKEEMEEKPKGARRRGARKAAAPKQRKGRGKAKVEVEQVEQVEQAEQAQQAEQTEQVQQAEQTEQAEQTEQAEQAEQANQADQAESPAELASGKRYAHLTFRTIKSCVEVKKALEKEKFRVTFSAPSKANVCLWVGNLLRSYFMNTASILKTMFSHFGPLKNIRYVSDKSCIFLQYSSVLDAIKARNHMYGLQITNNTILNIDFSVLGEWEGKQQKISSTRKRLLDALAYDNGKIKERLESNLRKRNTGFIDSKVMHLLRKEGNHGSGIGGEGVRLKRHATERSDNYHVKRRQYMDGKRSRSTSMHRRKYRSYAIDTYPTSNSVNDKTHGPGDHLRHDKRESRRSSKRKGMTTPDYSYHRSQRHEYHHGDSHHGDSHHGDNHHGDRHHGDQHDHRHHHRRHKRRRSRNGTSAERADGAGYNSPFERRDSPSDIAKGSTNRGHAKENTESDFNSLDDIELNDYNDIQKTVSFYVNQKYKCDFISNFYDGNPELKIYPKLNVETKSDVQNLMNIRNSCIDYSVWQLGPTVKQKKKFLHICEHFSKKKNIPVIIDKNFTIFIVPMKEDYLKDLGIDNPDFMYAFVLQTKKI